From Candidatus Methylomirabilota bacterium, one genomic window encodes:
- a CDS encoding AI-2E family transporter, whose amino-acid sequence MTQEDESRFYGRVFWLTAAALLALALLSILKPFSESILWAGLLAFLLAPVTRRLTRAFRGRRGLAALLVTLAGALFVLIPAVVTAVVFAGQASELVAKLQELADRYKIAQASDVFLVPALDRLVHWVSGFVSVSPEQIQGLAIQGSRSLLILLVASSGAFFAGVLGVIVEVTLTLFLLFFFVRDGEQVVTRGLTLIPLSAERKEHLVGHLSAVTRAVALGTLLTAVCQGTLVGLSFAFTGLPSPVVFGVLAALAALIPLVGSSLIWVPAAIVLVAHGRLGAAIFLAFWGLVVVSLVDNIVRPLVVSGRAQISTLPVLLGLIGGLATFGAIGIILGPVVIALVLALIRFAEEEHGV is encoded by the coding sequence ATGACCCAGGAGGACGAGAGCCGCTTCTACGGGAGGGTGTTCTGGCTAACCGCGGCCGCGCTGCTGGCGCTGGCTCTCCTGAGCATCCTCAAGCCCTTCTCCGAGTCCATCCTCTGGGCGGGGCTCCTCGCGTTTCTCCTGGCGCCCGTCACGCGACGGCTCACGCGCGCCTTCCGCGGGCGCCGGGGCCTCGCGGCCTTGCTCGTGACGCTGGCGGGGGCCCTTTTCGTCCTGATTCCAGCCGTCGTCACCGCGGTCGTCTTCGCCGGCCAGGCGTCGGAGCTCGTCGCCAAGCTCCAGGAACTCGCCGACCGGTACAAGATCGCCCAGGCGAGCGACGTCTTTCTGGTGCCGGCCCTCGACCGCCTCGTCCACTGGGTCAGCGGGTTCGTATCCGTGTCGCCGGAGCAGATCCAGGGCTTGGCGATCCAAGGCTCCAGGTCGCTGCTGATCCTCCTCGTCGCCTCTAGCGGCGCTTTCTTCGCCGGCGTGCTGGGCGTGATCGTCGAGGTGACCCTGACCCTCTTCCTCCTATTCTTCTTCGTGCGCGACGGCGAGCAGGTGGTGACGCGCGGCCTGACCTTGATCCCGCTGAGCGCCGAGCGGAAGGAGCACCTGGTCGGCCACCTCTCGGCCGTGACGCGGGCAGTGGCCCTGGGGACCCTCCTCACGGCCGTGTGCCAAGGCACGCTGGTCGGCCTCAGCTTCGCGTTCACGGGCCTGCCGTCTCCCGTCGTCTTCGGTGTTTTGGCCGCGCTAGCGGCGCTCATCCCGCTGGTGGGCTCATCCCTGATATGGGTCCCCGCAGCGATTGTGCTCGTCGCTCACGGGCGTCTCGGTGCGGCGATCTTCCTCGCCTTCTGGGGCCTGGTGGTGGTCTCCCTGGTGGACAATATCGTCCGGCCGCTGGTCGTCTCGGGCCGGGCACAGATCTCGACGCTGCCTGTGCTTCTCGGCCTGATCGGCGGTCTCGCGACATTCGGCGCCATCGGCATCATCCTCGGTCCCGTGGTGATCGCCCTGGTCCTGGCGCTCATCCGGTTCGCCGAGGAGGAGCACGGGGTTTGA
- a CDS encoding DUF1134 domain-containing protein: MARAWIWVVAAALVCFGGRAAADDKPSGTVTIESKSVALGVGVSWGDGKLSYQGKTHTFSVKGLSVVDVGVSKVSARGKVFHLEKLEDFAGTYAAAQAGAAVGGGMSVAALRNQNGVVLELTSTQTGIKFTLAGEGIEVKLK, from the coding sequence ATGGCGCGTGCATGGATCTGGGTCGTGGCGGCGGCGCTCGTGTGCTTCGGCGGGAGGGCGGCGGCGGACGACAAGCCCTCGGGCACCGTGACGATCGAGAGCAAGTCCGTCGCGCTCGGCGTCGGCGTCAGCTGGGGCGACGGCAAGCTCAGCTACCAGGGCAAGACCCATACCTTCTCGGTCAAGGGGCTCAGCGTCGTGGACGTGGGCGTTTCCAAGGTGAGCGCCCGCGGCAAGGTCTTCCACCTCGAGAAGCTCGAGGACTTCGCGGGCACCTACGCCGCCGCACAGGCAGGCGCGGCCGTCGGCGGGGGCATGAGCGTCGCCGCGCTCCGGAACCAGAACGGCGTCGTGCTGGAGCTGACCAGCACCCAGACAGGCATCAAGTTCACGCTCGCGGGGGAGGGCATCGAGGTCAAGCTGAAGTAG
- a CDS encoding CoA transferase — MATFPLALDGVRVLDLSRVIAGPWCGALLADLGADVIKVEDTVAGDESRTWPPHKDGEAAAYLLFNRNKRGMTLDLKAPEAVEIVKALVGSSDVLIENFRTGTMEGFGLGYEALAVINPRLIYCSVSAFGRTGPRKDAPGYEALMQAFSGIMSITGEPGGQPVRAGVSFLDLSTGILCAMGVCAALIQRERTGLGQRVDGSLLETAVSLLAFHAEGYLLTGAVPTALGSSHPSLSPYRNFKCKDGQWIFIAAANDRFWLKLAGALGLDDLAADPRFAVNQQRVKNRVELETLLERVIGERDREPLLKLLAEADVPATPVNTVAEVMTDPQTIERGIVQKVEHPTLGEILVVGTPLKFSRMAPGVRRAAPLRGEHTDQILAECGLAPSRIRELRDKKVVL, encoded by the coding sequence ATGGCCACCTTCCCCCTCGCCCTCGACGGCGTCCGCGTGCTCGATCTCTCCCGCGTCATCGCCGGCCCCTGGTGCGGCGCTCTCCTGGCCGACCTCGGGGCCGACGTCATCAAGGTCGAGGACACGGTTGCCGGCGACGAGTCCCGCACCTGGCCGCCCCACAAGGACGGTGAAGCCGCGGCCTATCTCCTCTTCAACCGAAACAAGCGCGGCATGACGCTCGATCTCAAGGCCCCGGAGGCGGTGGAGATCGTCAAGGCCCTGGTCGGATCGTCGGACGTCCTCATCGAGAACTTCCGCACGGGCACCATGGAGGGCTTCGGCCTCGGTTACGAGGCGCTGGCGGTGATCAACCCGCGCCTGATCTACTGCTCAGTCTCGGCCTTCGGCCGCACGGGGCCGCGCAAGGACGCGCCGGGCTACGAGGCGCTCATGCAGGCCTTCTCCGGCATCATGTCCATCACCGGCGAGCCGGGCGGCCAGCCGGTGCGCGCTGGCGTGTCCTTCCTGGATCTCTCGACGGGCATACTCTGCGCCATGGGCGTCTGCGCCGCCCTGATCCAGCGGGAGCGCACGGGGCTCGGACAGCGGGTCGACGGCTCGCTGCTCGAGACCGCGGTGAGCCTGCTGGCCTTCCACGCCGAGGGCTATCTGCTGACGGGCGCCGTCCCGACGGCGCTCGGCTCCAGCCACCCGTCGCTCTCGCCCTACCGAAACTTCAAGTGCAAGGACGGCCAGTGGATCTTCATCGCCGCGGCCAACGACCGATTCTGGCTGAAGCTCGCGGGCGCGCTCGGCCTCGACGACCTGGCGGCCGACCCACGCTTCGCGGTCAACCAGCAGCGGGTCAAGAATCGCGTCGAGCTGGAGACGCTGCTGGAGCGGGTGATCGGCGAGCGCGACCGCGAGCCCCTCTTGAAGCTCCTGGCGGAGGCCGATGTCCCCGCCACGCCCGTCAACACCGTGGCCGAGGTGATGACCGACCCGCAGACGATCGAGCGCGGTATCGTCCAGAAGGTCGAGCACCCGACGCTCGGCGAGATCCTCGTGGTCGGAACGCCGCTCAAGTTCTCGCGGATGGCGCCGGGCGTGCGTCGCGCCGCGCCGCTCCGCGGCGAGCACACCGACCAGATCCTGGCCGAGTGCGGCCTGGCGCCTTCGAGGATCCGCGAGCTGCGCGACAAGAAAGTCGTCTTGTAA
- the msrA gene encoding peptide-methionine (S)-S-oxide reductase MsrA — MFGLHKLSMIAKDDALPGRAAAMPVPAGHFVSGARLEPPFPAGTELALFGMGCFWGEERVFWQAGGVYSTSVGYAGGFTPNPTYEEVCSGMTGHAEVVRVVFDPAAISYDRLLRLFWEGHDPTQGMRQGNDTGTQYRSAIYCYGEAQLRAAQASKDAYQRALGKAGYKAITSEIREAPDFYYAEDYHQQYLAKNPRGYCGIGGTGVSCPAGLTTV; from the coding sequence ATGTTCGGTCTCCACAAGCTCTCGATGATCGCGAAGGATGATGCGCTTCCCGGCCGCGCCGCGGCCATGCCCGTGCCCGCGGGGCATTTCGTGAGCGGCGCGCGCCTCGAGCCGCCTTTCCCCGCCGGCACGGAGCTGGCGCTCTTCGGCATGGGCTGCTTCTGGGGCGAGGAGCGTGTGTTCTGGCAGGCCGGAGGCGTCTACTCGACCTCGGTCGGCTATGCGGGGGGCTTCACGCCCAACCCGACGTACGAGGAAGTCTGCAGCGGCATGACGGGCCATGCGGAAGTCGTGCGCGTGGTCTTCGACCCGGCGGCGATTTCCTACGACAGGCTGCTCCGCCTCTTCTGGGAGGGCCACGACCCGACGCAAGGCATGCGCCAAGGCAATGACACCGGCACCCAGTACCGCTCCGCCATCTACTGCTACGGCGAGGCCCAGCTCCGAGCCGCCCAGGCGTCGAAGGACGCGTATCAGCGGGCGCTGGGCAAGGCGGGCTACAAGGCGATCACGAGCGAGATCCGCGAGGCGCCCGACTTCTACTACGCGGAGGATTACCACCAGCAGTACCTCGCGAAGAACCCGCGGGGCTACTGCGGCATCGGCGGAACGGGCGTCAGCTGCCCGGCCGGGCTCACGACGGTCTAA
- a CDS encoding ABC transporter substrate-binding protein, whose protein sequence is MPRIGFLSTNLAASPHLPEAFRQGLRDLGYVEGRNVVIESRSAEGKFERLPILAAELVALKVDVIVTAGGTPAALAAKQATRTLPIVFIGAADPVTSGVVTSLAKPGGNVTGLSNLIAELVGKNLEQLKQAVPGVTRVAVLWQPGALGERTDKDMLKRAEVAARALGVRLQFVEARGPADFDRAFSEMTRARAGALTVLGSAMFANERRRLVDLAAKHRLPAVYPWREGVDAGGLMAYGANFADLYRRAATYVDKILKGAKPGDLPVEQPTKFELVINLKAAKALGLTIPPSVLGRADEVIQ, encoded by the coding sequence GTGCCTCGAATAGGCTTCCTGTCGACCAACCTGGCCGCTAGCCCCCACCTGCCAGAGGCCTTCCGTCAAGGACTGCGTGACCTCGGTTACGTCGAGGGCCGCAACGTCGTGATCGAATCCCGATCTGCCGAGGGGAAGTTCGAGCGGCTCCCCATTCTTGCGGCCGAACTGGTTGCACTCAAGGTTGATGTCATCGTGACCGCAGGAGGCACACCCGCCGCCCTTGCCGCCAAGCAAGCGACCAGGACCCTCCCCATTGTCTTCATTGGTGCTGCCGATCCGGTTACGAGCGGGGTCGTCACCAGCCTTGCGAAGCCGGGCGGCAATGTCACGGGGTTGTCCAACCTCATTGCGGAGCTAGTCGGCAAGAATCTGGAACAGCTCAAGCAGGCCGTTCCGGGAGTCACCCGGGTCGCTGTCCTCTGGCAGCCCGGTGCCCTCGGCGAACGAACGGACAAGGACATGCTGAAGAGAGCAGAAGTCGCGGCACGGGCGCTGGGGGTGCGGCTGCAATTCGTTGAGGCGCGAGGGCCCGCCGATTTCGACCGGGCCTTCTCGGAGATGACTAGGGCGCGCGCGGGTGCTCTGACTGTGTTGGGAAGCGCCATGTTCGCCAATGAACGAAGACGCCTCGTGGACCTGGCGGCAAAGCACCGGCTGCCGGCAGTGTACCCATGGAGGGAGGGTGTGGATGCCGGGGGGCTTATGGCCTATGGAGCGAACTTTGCTGATTTGTATCGGCGCGCCGCTACCTACGTGGACAAGATTCTCAAGGGCGCCAAGCCCGGCGACCTGCCCGTGGAGCAGCCGACGAAGTTCGAACTGGTGATTAACCTCAAGGCCGCGAAGGCCCTCGGCCTGACGATCCCGCCGTCGGTGCTGGGGCGGGCGGACGAAGTGATCCAATGA
- a CDS encoding type II toxin-antitoxin system RelE/ParE family toxin: protein MAEYSVVFARSARRELERLQAQVARRIIAHIEALASNPRPPGCVKLQGGDNLWRIRVGEYRVVYSIDDRGRIVDISAVRHRSDAYR from the coding sequence GTGGCTGAGTACTCTGTTGTCTTTGCGCGGTCGGCCCGCCGGGAGCTCGAACGGCTGCAGGCTCAAGTGGCGCGACGGATCATCGCGCATATTGAAGCCTTGGCCTCGAATCCGAGGCCACCGGGTTGCGTGAAACTTCAAGGCGGGGACAATCTTTGGCGAATCCGCGTCGGTGAATATCGCGTGGTCTATTCCATCGACGACCGTGGCCGAATCGTGGACATCAGTGCGGTGCGACATCGCAGCGATGCTTACCGGTAG
- a CDS encoding cation:proton antiporter — MIGGRRAGCRRSVWVTGAVLALLATGAAHAASGEGGHADPFAPILLELAVVVLAAAIGRRAAGLVGQPAVLGELVIGVIIGNVGYWLGAPLFVLLMHFDDVGKIVAMAWNSPVTVAEAATKVFPTTKLGPGTVGARVVEALGGPEGGQLAVMTLVIWLLSNLGVTLLLFMVGMESSVEELVGVGPRALVVAVVGIVAPFAAGFLTTSLLLPAAPTAVHLFVGATLSATSVGITARVFQDLRRLQSPEAKLILSAAVIDDVLGLIVLAVVAGVVATGGVHLGEVARISLLSAAFMAAVVFLGDRIARRLASGFRRLEPTQTRLLFALTLAFLMGWLANRIGLATIVGAFAAGLIVSDTHFPVREGAHGARDETVHALVAPLEQIFAPVFFLLMGMQVNLSTFSRPGTLAMAAALTAAAVAGKVVCGLAAGKTDRLSVGLGMVPRGEVGLIFASVGKGLGVIDDALFSAVVIMVMVTTMMTPITLKWSLSRAGG; from the coding sequence GTGATCGGCGGACGACGGGCCGGCTGCCGCCGCTCCGTTTGGGTGACCGGCGCGGTTCTCGCATTGCTCGCGACCGGCGCTGCCCATGCCGCGAGTGGCGAGGGCGGGCATGCCGATCCCTTCGCGCCCATCCTGCTGGAGCTGGCGGTCGTGGTTCTGGCCGCTGCCATCGGCCGGCGCGCCGCCGGCCTGGTCGGGCAGCCCGCTGTGCTCGGCGAGCTGGTGATCGGTGTCATCATCGGCAATGTCGGTTACTGGCTGGGCGCTCCGCTCTTCGTCCTGCTCATGCACTTCGACGACGTCGGGAAGATCGTGGCGATGGCGTGGAACTCGCCCGTGACTGTCGCCGAGGCGGCGACCAAGGTTTTCCCGACTACCAAGCTCGGGCCCGGTACGGTTGGCGCTCGCGTCGTGGAGGCCCTGGGCGGCCCCGAGGGCGGACAGTTGGCGGTCATGACGCTCGTCATCTGGCTCCTGTCCAACCTCGGCGTGACGCTTCTGCTCTTCATGGTCGGCATGGAGTCGAGCGTCGAGGAGCTGGTCGGTGTCGGTCCAAGGGCGCTCGTCGTGGCTGTGGTCGGCATCGTCGCGCCGTTTGCCGCAGGGTTCCTGACGACCTCACTCCTGCTGCCAGCCGCGCCGACGGCCGTGCACCTCTTCGTGGGCGCGACGCTGTCGGCGACCAGCGTCGGTATCACGGCGCGAGTCTTCCAGGACCTCCGGCGGCTTCAGTCCCCGGAGGCCAAGCTCATCCTGAGCGCCGCCGTCATCGACGACGTCCTCGGCCTGATCGTCCTGGCCGTGGTGGCGGGCGTCGTCGCCACGGGCGGAGTCCACCTCGGCGAAGTCGCACGGATCAGCCTGCTGTCCGCAGCCTTCATGGCGGCCGTGGTTTTCCTGGGCGATCGCATCGCGCGGCGGTTGGCGAGCGGCTTCCGCCGGCTCGAACCGACCCAGACACGGCTCCTCTTCGCGCTGACGCTGGCCTTCCTGATGGGCTGGCTCGCCAACCGCATCGGGCTCGCGACCATCGTCGGCGCTTTCGCGGCCGGGCTCATCGTGAGCGACACCCACTTCCCCGTGCGGGAGGGCGCGCACGGCGCTCGCGATGAGACGGTGCACGCGCTCGTTGCGCCGCTCGAGCAGATCTTCGCGCCCGTGTTCTTCCTGTTGATGGGTATGCAGGTCAACCTCTCGACCTTCTCGCGGCCCGGCACGCTCGCCATGGCCGCCGCGCTGACGGCCGCGGCCGTGGCGGGCAAGGTCGTCTGCGGGCTGGCGGCGGGGAAGACCGATCGGCTTTCGGTGGGCCTCGGCATGGTGCCGCGCGGCGAGGTCGGGCTGATCTTCGCGAGCGTCGGCAAGGGGCTGGGCGTCATCGACGACGCCCTCTTCTCGGCCGTCGTCATCATGGTCATGGTCACGACCATGATGACACCCATCACCCTCAAGTGGTCCCTCAGCCGTGCAGGCGGCTGA
- a CDS encoding LLM class flavin-dependent oxidoreductase — MAHRGMKFGIFLAPFHRVGENPTLAIDRDMELIEWLDHLGFDEVWIGEHHSAGWELIASPEIMIAAAAERTRHIMLGSGVTSLPYHHPFLVAQRFVQLDHMTRGRAMLGCGPGALVSDAYMMGIEATTQRVRMDEALDAIMALLRCDGPVTMKTDWFELRDARLHLAPYTDPHFPIAVASVMTPAGMISAGKHGLGVLSLGAGLPGGPEAIAEHWRIGEETAAKHGTSMDRAKWRLVVNVHVADDDELALRQVHAGERHETVTYFEETLGRPPGRADDPLREGVAAGTTLVGTPDTVSKGIERLVDLSRGGFGGLLFRANEWANREETLKSYELFARYVMPRFQGSLDTVAGSNEWARANRKTIFGPNVEAIRKAFTDAGRPVPKEFESRTAGAADVSPAPDGA; from the coding sequence TCGAGTGGCTTGATCACCTGGGCTTCGACGAGGTCTGGATCGGCGAGCACCACTCGGCGGGGTGGGAGCTGATCGCCTCACCCGAGATCATGATCGCCGCGGCCGCCGAGCGCACGCGCCACATCATGCTGGGCTCCGGCGTCACGAGCCTGCCCTACCACCATCCCTTCCTGGTCGCCCAGCGCTTCGTCCAGCTCGACCACATGACGCGCGGGCGCGCGATGCTCGGCTGCGGCCCCGGCGCGCTCGTCTCCGACGCCTACATGATGGGCATCGAGGCTACGACCCAGCGGGTGCGAATGGACGAGGCGCTCGACGCCATCATGGCGCTCCTGCGCTGCGACGGGCCCGTGACCATGAAGACCGACTGGTTCGAGCTCCGCGACGCGCGGCTGCACCTGGCGCCGTACACCGACCCGCACTTCCCCATCGCGGTGGCGAGCGTGATGACGCCCGCGGGCATGATCAGCGCGGGCAAGCACGGCCTTGGGGTCCTCTCGTTGGGCGCGGGGCTGCCCGGCGGTCCCGAGGCCATCGCCGAGCACTGGCGGATCGGCGAGGAGACCGCGGCCAAGCACGGCACGTCCATGGACCGCGCGAAGTGGCGGCTCGTCGTCAACGTCCACGTCGCCGACGACGATGAGCTGGCGCTCAGACAGGTGCACGCTGGCGAGCGCCACGAGACCGTGACGTACTTCGAGGAGACGCTGGGGCGGCCCCCGGGCCGCGCCGACGACCCGCTACGTGAAGGCGTCGCCGCCGGCACGACGCTGGTCGGCACCCCCGATACCGTGAGCAAGGGTATCGAGCGGCTGGTGGATCTCTCTCGCGGCGGCTTCGGCGGGCTCCTCTTCCGCGCCAATGAATGGGCGAACCGCGAGGAGACGCTCAAGAGCTACGAGCTCTTCGCGCGCTATGTGATGCCGCGCTTCCAGGGTTCGCTCGACACGGTCGCCGGGTCGAACGAGTGGGCCCGCGCCAACCGCAAGACCATCTTCGGTCCCAACGTCGAGGCGATCCGCAAGGCGTTCACGGACGCGGGCCGGCCCGTGCCCAAGGAGTTCGAGTCACGCACGGCGGGCGCGGCCGACGTGTCACCCGCTCCGGACGGAGCGTGA